DNA sequence from the Fuscovulum ytuae genome:
TCGGTCGAATATCAGCAGTCGCAATCCGAACTGGTGATCATCGTCACGCCCCATCTCGTCACCCCCACGCGGGGCGAGGCTCTCGCGCTGCCGACAGATCGTGTTCGCCTGCCCACCGAAAGCGAACTGTTCCTCTTTGGTGAGGTTGGCAAGGCCGCCACAACCGGTGCCGCGGGCGAAGTGGCGCGGCAGGACTTCACCGGCTCCTACGGCTATGTGATGGAATGAGGGGAATGGCCATGACGCCCAAACATCTCCTGTCCACCCTGTCGCTTCTGGCCCTTGCGGCCTGCGCGGGCGAAACCATCGGGTCCAAGGTCGATGAAGGCGGCTTCGGCAACTCCACGATGAACAACTTCCTCGTCCAGACCGGGCAAATCAGCCCGGTCCAGATGCTTGGCGAACGTTTCGCGCGCGAAGTGCCACCCACCATCACCTTCGCCTTCAACAGCGCGCAACTCTCGCCCGAGGCGCGCGCAATACTCGACCAGCAGGCGAATTTCATCCGCCAATTCCCCGAGGTGCGCTTCCGCGTCTATGGTCATACCGATCTTGTCGGATCGGATGCCTATAACCGCCGATTGGGTCAGCGCCGGGCCGAAGCCGTGGTCGCCTATTTCGCAACCCGCGGCATTTCGCGGTCGCGGCTTGAGGCGCTTGTTTCCTTTGGCGAAACACAGCCCGTGATCCCGACCCCTGGGCCCGAAGAGCAAAACCGCCGTACCGTGACCGAGGTTTCGGGTTTCGTGAAGCGTCATCCCACGGTGCTCGACGGCAAATATGCCGAGATCATCTATCGCGAATACATCACCAGCGCGGTGCCCGCCCCTACCGTGGTCGCAGGAACCGCAGCGAATGAAGGCGGCGGCGCGGCGGCCCCGGCCCCGTGATCCGGCGGCCCGACGTCTCAAGGTATTTCGAGGATTGGACAGGCTGCTTCGGCAGCCTGTTTCCATTTGCCCCTCTCATCCCACGCGCCAGCTGCGAACACTGCGCCGCTCTGCCCGTATAAAGTCGCCAGATTTCAAACAATCTCGCGTTTCTAGCCCAAGAATCGCCACCATTACCCTCCAGCTTTCCCGTGACTGGGAACAATCTCACGGCAAAGCCCGTGCGGGGTTTCCGATGGTTCCTGCCCCTGCCCGCATGTCGCGTCGCAAGGGTCATGCCCCATCGACCCCCGGCAAGGAAGGACCACAAGGCGATGAGCACCGCTGCGAACATGCTGCCCGATCCGGCACCGATTCTGGCCTGCACAATCTCGCGGGATATCCAGAACTTCGATCTCCTGATCGACGACATG
Encoded proteins:
- a CDS encoding OmpA family protein, which translates into the protein MAMTPKHLLSTLSLLALAACAGETIGSKVDEGGFGNSTMNNFLVQTGQISPVQMLGERFAREVPPTITFAFNSAQLSPEARAILDQQANFIRQFPEVRFRVYGHTDLVGSDAYNRRLGQRRAEAVVAYFATRGISRSRLEALVSFGETQPVIPTPGPEEQNRRTVTEVSGFVKRHPTVLDGKYAEIIYREYITSAVPAPTVVAGTAANEGGGAAAPAP